The Malus sylvestris chromosome 3, drMalSylv7.2, whole genome shotgun sequence genomic sequence CATTAGGAACCGAACTATATGTTTTGGAGGGTAGAGAGATCTTTGACATAACCAAAGTGTGAAAGTTCCACTCATTAAGTAATCCATTTTACCTCAAAAATCTTGGACTATTCAATTTACATAATCATAACTTTATGGTAATGCATATGAATTAGAAGTCAAGAATATTCTTCGTATAATTTGAGATAAAGAAAGCATGATTGATGATAGAAAGCTAGTTAAGTCTAAGGTATtactattatatataaatgttgATGAAGGTTTGAGAGATTACAATCCTCTTATCAAAATTCAATCAGATAACAGTGGTTGATTCAGAAATGCAATTTTTGAGGTGGTCATGGCTCAAGGATAGGAGTACCAAATGAAAGAGATAAGCCAAATCTTACAAAAAAGTTGTTGCCATGTGAAACTGTTAGAATTTTAACATATGATAATGGAGAGACTATAGAAGTTAACCTTGTGGACCTATGATGGACTCTTGAATATGGGGACCGTGATCGAGTTCGGTCACGGTAATCCCTATGGGAACCATAGGAATCTCTGTGTCGAATGGGTGATCGTGACTCTGATCTATCCCTTCTCCGGTACTTTGGTGGTGAGCGATGGGACCTTGGGGGTGAGCGGTGGGACCTTGGGGGCGAAGTTATATGCTTGTGAGAAGAGCTATCCTTACGCTGGGACTGGCGCTGAATGCCCTGTGTTGAAGCAGAACTTTGCCTGGTCGGAGATAATTGATCAAGTGAAATTCCTTTATGCAATTCAGGGGAAGAAATTTTCTGGCAATGTGACATTTGTGCTTGAGAACCTTGATGAGAAGGCGAGCCTTCAGGTGAAATTGACATTTGTCTCTTTGTCTTAGGAGATACTGATCCTCCGGCAGTTCTTTTGGGAGAATGAAGATCAGAATGATATATGCCAGGGTTTCTGTTCTCACCTAGGGAGTCATCTTTCTTGGGTTCACCATATTCATATTGTGATCTCTCTGAATAAAATCTGTTCTCTCCCCCACCATGCGGAGCATCAATTGGCCTACCCATGTCAGATTCGCTCTGCTCTCCAGCTCCCCGGTTTGCATTTGCTGTTAGTGGAGACTCCTGTGAATGAGCAGAATCTTCAGCTCCCGTTTCATTATGGAATGTTTGCGACTTAGAATGAGAGGAGGGGTTAAGAAAATTACTTCCATGCAACTCATCCATCTCACCTTGGTATTGGTTATTGTCCTTGAATGGAGACTGAGTCCTCTCTGGATCATGggcaaattttgtttcaacgACACTGTCATGACCAGATTCAGTTGCCACAAGGTAAGAATATTCCGGATTGAGTGAGGGGGAACTACGTTGCTCATGTTGGTTCTGATCCTGATCGAAGTCACCTCTTCTTTCAAAGTTTTCTTCATCGTCATCAACTGCAAAGTTAAGGTCCGATTCTCTGGCCAATGTTGAATCATCTTTAACACAATTATCTAAATCTCCCATTGTTCTCCCTAGAGAACCAATATCCCTGCAATGTATTCAATCATAATAAGTAAACAGAACGGAGTCCTGAACATACAACTGAAAGATATCATATTCAAGttccatatacaaattttgaacAATATTGCATACATAGATCTCCGTTTGCCTGCTAGTCATATATTACTTATACATGAGTATCTTTTATTGAAATCTATGTAATGAAACCAACGGTATTGATGCCAACTTTGGTCTTTATACTGCAAAACAATCAATAATTTCTATGACAAATTGCAACCTGTTTCGATGTCAAACCTCCGAAACCAGCAAACCATTTTCAGCATACTAGAGGATAATGGATACCACAGATATAGCCAAGCTCCACAATGTAACCTTCTCACATCATTCTACGGGAGCCCAAAACAACCCATTACAAGTGACACCAAAATAATCacaaaaccaaaataataacgataaaataaaaaataaacagatGAAAGCAACTTGCTTTCAATTTAAGCCCCAGGGCTAAGGTACCCAATTACCCATACCATCTCAAATTTGTGTAATGCAGCTATGGCCAccctaaaaaaccctaaaaactaaagctttaatttaattaacagCTTGTCCCATGAGTACCAAGAACAAAACAGCATTCCAATTTCTaaatgtcaaattttaattCTCTACAAACATTAAGAAACAAATACCCTTTAAATTTCGAGAGAAAATCACACCCACACTGCTACACACTACTCACACTATGCTAAATATTACGAATACAAATCTAATTCGATGGGAAGATTCCAAAAAATCAAGCATCGCTCATGGTATAAGAGTTCGAATTACGTACCTTTTACAGATTTATTTTTTTGATGGGAAATTTGGTTTCGGAAGAGCGTCCAAAGATAAGAGATTGAGCTTCAGACTGGTCGTTAATGGCTGGAACAAGAATACGGGAAGAAGAAAGGAAGTTTATGATTTCCGTCGGATCTATGGAGCGTAATCAATTCCGTCTAAAAACTTGTTTTGGAGTCCATTTCGGGTTTCGTGGGCTTTTATGGGCTTATGTAGGTATCAGAATGGGCTGTAGCTCGAATTTGAATCGAGCTTGGTTCGGTTCGGGGCTCATTCAAATTCGGGTTGTAAtagaattaaaataaatagaGATCCAAGGAGAATACCATCTTGTTCCCAAAAACATTTATTTCTTTTACAACTTTTTAGAAGGTCTGTTGGGCTCCGGGGATGATTTTTTGAGGGTTTAGATTTTTCATTAGTTCATCAAGCCGTCAAGGTATGAAGTTGATCGCGCCCAAATTTTGTACGAGTGTTTGGTACGCATATTAGTCAATTTCGTGTGGAAACTAATGGCTTATAAGTACCAGTTTGGTACtgctttaatttaaaaaaaaaaaaaaaccggtaTAAAAAAAGGTTCTTAGTTTTTTGTGTTTGATAAACATCCAAAATcaaatcttcttttttttcacaattttgggGTGAAAAAAGACAAAAGACAAAAAACCAAAGCAGCAACGGTTAGCTTTAAAAAAATTGGCTTTTGGTGCTTCCATAACTTCTGCGTAAACCTAATTTTCAAAAGGCACGGAGACCTTTAATGAAACATTCAGATATCCAAAATGACCTTAAACCATTAAATCAACACATCATACAAACTGGAAGGACGTCGTCGCCTACCTCACCCCGACGTTGTTCAGCATTCCCAGCTTCAACAATCACCGTTGTTGGTCTTTGATTCCATACCCTACAACGTCGTTTCTGCCCCTATTCTTCCTCATATCTCTCATCCATCCTCTCTCACTCCCACACTAACAAAACCATGTTGAGAAACACCATCATATTTTTTTGCGAAACCAAATTAGGATTCGAATACGGTTTTTGCATCGTAGACTTGCGCAAATTACACTACCAACATCTGCTTCTGAGTGTCAAGAGAGGAGGACGCGTGGTTGCGTCAAAGGCTTTCTATGTTGCTGCTCAACTTTTCCAGCATTCCTTGAATGGGATCTAGGAGCACCATAGTTTGGGAAAGAGGATTCTCCACCGTGTTGGGATTCTAGGACGAGATTCCTAGAGTAGTTCTCCTGCCTCGATGAATGTAGCATCCATATTTGCGCTGGTAGCCATTAATGGGTTAGTATGATCTGCCATGTGTATGGGTAGAGTGTTTGTAGGGGAATATAGGTTAGCCTCAAAATGAAATCACCAAACTGTTGGACCCAATTCTACGCAAGGTTGAATGAGGATTTGTAAAGACAAAGACAAACAAAGGGTCGTGAAACTGAGCTCCCGAGATGGTGGTTCCCGATGTAGGCACTCCGACGATCAAGTCAGGTATGATATGAGATGGGGAAAATGAATAATAAGTGTATAAGATGAGTTCAGATTGTCTAACCCTTTGTGAGGAGTCAGAACATCTATCTATAGGTGATTATGAATCATTGTGGGGATTGGTAGCTCCATGGATGGTTTGCATAAAAGGGAGTCTGCCACTCATCCACTTGACTCTATCTCTTCAGGTGTCACAACTGCCTGACATAGCAACCTAAGGTTAGCTTTGTTTGTCCCTGCGCGTAGTGGCTCGTCACGTCACTCACGTCCTCTGCTCTAGCTAGGTTTCCATGTGGCAGATAACAAGGGGTTTAAACTAGACAAGGTTGGTTAGCACAAAAAAAATGAGCATAGCTGGATCTGACGTGGGGTACCTACAATACGCACTATGGTCGGAGTAGGCACACAAGATTGTATTGGGAACCACAAATGGTGTAACACTCTCCGATAGTGGGTTGGAGAGTCCAGTATTCACTTCAGGTTGGAGCCGTGGAGTAAACTCGTATATATACTATTCCAGGAAGGTGTAAATTAGGTCCCATAATAAGTttttaaaattatgaaattttggttataaaattgaaatgagGCTTAAGAGTTACGATGCACATACTGTCCACCACCCACGATTGCAACCACCCACCTTACACCACTGTTGCCAGCACTACCACCATCGTTGCCATCACTATCGCCAACAACACTGTAATTTCCACCATTACCGATGCCACGACTGTTATTTCTACACCCTTACCATTATCGCTGCCATCACCGCCATTACCTCTACCTCTGTTGATGCCATCACCCCTACTACTATGTCCATTTTTGTCGTGATTATATTACAATTATATCActtttaaattaataattacCCAACGcctttgctttgtttttcaTACTCACatcacttttaaaaatatagtttatcAAATGCTCAACTGTTTTATTTTACAACTAACTATTCTTAAAACACTACATAGGtagttaaaaaaatacaataatcaTAAACTGGCCATTAGGATCATGTATTTTGATCTTATTCGGCCGAAAATGAGGCCTATGACTTAATgagtttgtttgtaccatacttagggcatccgtatttagatcttgtataaatactcgggggactcaaatgtaattatgtgataaatgaaggggtaaatatgtaataagtgaggagcccttattctataaaaggacccctcactctcctcattaagggaggccaaCTCCTAAGCCtgacatcccctctcatattcagagaagctcatcctcacataaggaagctctctctccctctcaatcctctcacaaatagagaaatacaatatcagtgtggacgtagcccaaacattggggtgaaccacgatacatcttgtgttatttactttcttgcagattcacggtcggatttacgttgtttcaaGAGACTTAATAGTTGAATTAAACATGGTAAAATACCAAAattatatatgacaatatttgggaatttcttgtattttcattaatttccaaagtggagtatatataggagttacaattggtaatATATATGCATTTCATCAATAGGACaacatattattatttatactttaactaatatataaatatacaacTCGCAACAACACTACTCCTCAAGTTGGAgcaaagatgtcacgcatgcccAATTTGTCAAGCAagttggaaaacacactatTAGACACAACCTTAGTAAGCACATGacatcagcaagttgatcttGAGATCTCACAAACAGAAAATTAATAATTccagcatccaatttttccCTGATGAAATATCGATCAATCTCTACATGTTTTGTTCaatcatgttgcactggatatgagcaatctcaatagcagcTTTGTTATCATAATGGAATTTCATAGCACCCTTAGGTTTAAATCTAAGATCTCttaacaattttttcaaccgtaacaactcacatacaccatgagacataccacgaaactcagCTTCAGAACTTGACttagccaccactttttgtttcttgcttctccaagtaactagattaccacccacaaaagtaaagtatccacatgggcgccacgtcatcacttaacatgagaattaacagtttgactaacagatgtatgaaactgtcccaaaattaacactttaggtatgactttgggacgaaaaaaacttgatgtattaAATATTGAAAATCACGAAATATGAGAGTAGTAAACAAAATTTAACCCATAAATATATAACTCACAACAACGTTGATGTCCCCCACCCACACTAAATTTCAAATCATATTAATCTACTTTTCCCCGCCCCGTTATTCTCGTACATCCCTTCACTCTCTTTTTCCTAACCCTAACCTAATCTCAATCATAATCAACTAATTAAAGGTGGTGAGAAGCACATGACATGAGTGCTGTTCTGCCAAACAAAGTTGCCATGGTAATAGTACCGCTACCACTAATTTAAGTGAGTTGGTTGGTTTTTGTAGCCATCGTACTCCTTTGTTTTTCTCTTACGATACCTTGCTTATCCTACTAGTTTTTCCTCCATATATACGCAAAAACTAATACTTGGTGGCATACATATTAtattaaacatttttttctcaGTATAGTGAAATAACAACTTGTCAAATATCTTTGTGGGGTCGTTGTAGGGGAAcgaggatcctctttggattctctttgtgCGGATCTCGGAGATTCATAAATTGTGTCGGTTCATCGTGCATCGTACGctcataatttattttaagtttttttatttaaaattgaatacaaataGTACTTGATGAAAACTGATcgtatgatgtacgatgaacgaacacgatttaTAGATATCtgaaatcctcacaaaaaatgatccaaagaggatcctcgTTCGTTGTAGGTGATGGCTGCATGACAAACTAGAAGGAAGGTGGAACGTCCCTAGCCTTCAattatcacacacacacatacacacatatatacctAACCATACGCAATATTAATTTATAGCACCACTTTCCCCTGACCCACAGAAGGTCTAACCCTCTGCCTATTCCCAGCACCTGGTTTTGCTTAGTTTCCTGTCTCCTTCAGtacttaattaattagatttaGACCCCCAAGCTTTGTTTTAATGCATGTAAATAGACAACCCAAACTAACAAGCAAAATATTTAGGGATGGCAACTGGTATCAAATCCCATCCCATATATCTTTAATAAATATGGCCTGCCTGCAACTTGATCGCACTGTAGATAGTAACTGGGTAGCAAGCATGTAATACCATATATGCTCAACTGGCAcgttggattggattggattattCAATCTGTATTTGGTTGTTGCTAGTATTAAAACCATTGATATCCAGAACTAGATGAAGCATTGTTCATAACTATCCCACTTGTGAAACTCAAAGTCTTGCAttacataataataataataataataatattgagACGTATATccattgccaattgattttggATTGCATATTCTTCATAATTATTAAGCAGAAAATCTTCCCTCGATTTTCTTGTCCTTGCTAGCATAAAAATTTGAGCATGTTTTCACTCCACTTATCTTATACCACTTAATTGGCTGACAAATCCCAAATAATTAAGGatagaaaataaaatgattaGAACACGTTTAGTTTTTAGGTTCTTTTTGAAGGGTTATTCATGTAAACAATTAACtaaaggctaaatagccaaaatgatccataagatttgcataactcatcactttggtccctaacattttaaatcaataaaaatgatcTCTGAAATTgttcaccatccattattttggtcattccgttaaaaatttCGTTAAGTGTCCTGGAGCTATTGGCCGGAAGTTTTGGGCaaatttcaaagcttcgtaactcaatcgtttcttaaccaaattcgacccataatatatcaaaatgaagataggaaagtgtagaataagatttgatctatttggaagcccaatggctgctgaagatggccggaaaataacctcaaagttgactggtccgagagaaaactgaaaaactcgccggaaactgggtaaactttaaacgttgataacttcttcaatactcaacgaaatcaagtgattcaaaaacaaaaatcatacttcttgatgagacaaagagaatggtacctttttagaCAGCTAAAtctccgtggtttggccggaaaccggctcgaaagtggctaactcgagacaaAGACaaccactttcgagccattttccgaCCCAACCACGGCTATTTAGCCATCAAAAAATataccattctctttttctcgttgagaagtatgattttcgtttttgaatcacttgattttgttgagtattgaagaagttatgaacgtttaaagtttaccccgtttctggcgagttttcaagtttttcctcggaccagtcaactttgaggctattttctggtAATCTCCGGTAactattgggcttccaaataggtataatcttattctacactttcctatctttattttgatatattatgggtcaaatttggttaaaaaacgattgagttacaaagctttgaaaattgcccaaacttccgactaagagctccgggacacttaacggagtttttaatggaaggaccaaaatgatggatggtggacaatctcagtgaTCACTTTttttgatttgaaatgttaggaaCCAAAGTggtgagttatgcaaatctcatgaaccattttggctatttagccttaactaaatttgaaatttttagccatttgattattttgtatttttatttcaatCTACATGTTTTAGATGACCAAATAATTTTAGATCTAAATGATTTTTGGTAGGTAGTATGAGAAAGAGGATCTAAAATATAGATATATAATTTAGATTGTCAAAAAGGTTAGTGTTATTTCCTTTTCTAGTACATCATATCATCTTAAAGTCATGTCATAAAACTTCAAAGTTCAGTAACTAATGTAGTTCCAACTCATAGATTAGTAACTTCAAAGTTCTATGAATTttgtgtaagatcccacattgttcaggggtgaggatcatgtaagccttatatgcatatttccatctctacctagcacgaagctttttgggagcttactggcttcaagttccatcgaaactccaaagttaagtaaGTTCGcggcgcgagagcaatcccatgatggatgacccattgagaagttctcgtgtgcgttctcag encodes the following:
- the LOC126616779 gene encoding serine/arginine-rich splicing factor SR45a-like, coding for MGDLDNCVKDDSTLARESDLNFAVDDDEENFERRGDFDQDQNQHEQRSSPSLNPEYSYLVATESGHDSVVETKFAHDPERTQSPFKDNNQYQGEMDELHGSNFLNPSSHSKSQTFHNETGAEDSAHSQESPLTANANRGAGEQSESDMGRPIDAPHGGGENRFYSERSQYEYGEPKKDDSLGENRNPGIYHSDLHSPKRTAGGSVSPKTKRQMSISPEGSPSHQGSQAQMSHCQKISSPELHKGISLDQLSPTRQSSASTQGIQRQSQRKDSSSHKHITSPPRSHRSPPRSHRSPPKYRRRDRSESRSPIRHRDSYGSHRDYRDRTRSRSPYSRVHHRSTRERHSPRRRSPFPEYHSPHRSPRRRPWSPPPNRKTGLGKPGRNLFVAGFSFATTERDLERKFSRYGRVQHVRIVRDKRSGDSRGFGFLTLETDEDADAAIRALDETEWNGRIILVEKSKS